From a single Triplophysa rosa linkage group LG1, Trosa_1v2, whole genome shotgun sequence genomic region:
- the dctn1a gene encoding dynactin subunit 1a — translation MSSDGGGKPVKVGSLVEVIGKGQRGTVAYIGATLFASGKWVGVILDEPKGKNDGTVQGKRYFTCEENHGIFVRQSQIQLMDDGGSSTTSPETPDSGLSKLPKKEIQETGRAVKQTPAAKKTAVRRSTKAGRPSVGSGFSESVLVEKQSASSSQTALGAPVVPQPSGTPSAPPPTTTSKEEESLRAQVKDLEEKLETLRMKRSEDKVKLKEMEKHKIQMEQLQEWKIKMQEQQNDLQKQLKEAKKEAREALEAKDRYMEEMADTADAIEMATLDKEMAEEKGESLQQEVESLKEKVEELTMDLEILKHEIEENGSDGAASSYHVKQLEEQNGRLKEALVRMRDLSSSEKQEHVKLQKHMEKKNSELETLRAQKEKLQEEMKQAEDTIDELKEQVDAALGAEEMVETLTERNLDLEEKVRELRETVSDLEAINEMNDELQENARETELELREQLDLAGARVREAQKRVEAAQETVADYQQTINKYRELTTHLQEVNRELTNQQSSTVEQQPAPELFDFKIKFAETKAYAKAIEMELRKMEVIQANRQVALLTSFMPESFLRHGGDYDCILVLLLIPRLICKAELISTQAEEKFDLNGASGERAGLRGPAGEQLSFASGLVYSLSLLQATLHKYQLALSQCDVEVYKRMGTLYSEMSVHERSLDFLIDLLHKDQLDETVQVEALTKAIKYYQQLYSVHLSEQPEDCTIQLSDHIKFTRSALDCMGAEAGRLRAFLQAGQEGAELSVLLKDLDTSRGDIGQFCKKIRRRMPGTDAPGIPAALTFSPEVSETLADCRKQLTRAVAVLQEVAAAGAQMIAPLAEPEGLNATKVEDVMFKAVEQVYGSHGLNPYEGLRQSCSAVIATMNKMATAMQEGEYDAEKPQRARPPVEICAAAVRAEMTDAEGLGNKVEDRETVIKELKKSLRIKGEELSEAHVRLSLLEKKLDTSTKDADERVEKIQSKLDDALALLKKKEKEFEETMDALQADIDQLESEKAELKQRINNQSRAAEGYRGPQASGIASIVTGTAAGVVQVVDSPLLRQQMDVQRLAIRHLKTENYRLKAEKMRDQLASLPPLRVSSVTAVREGITSDALSGSLYRKTDLVLNKLLKMSAGVKVVDITGKTPASASAQLLEQTARLKSVKETLDKLKAEVSQHVVSQQPGARVPSDFATFPAASFLKAKEEQKSGAVLVGKVMIPCSRGNEQTHCLVLSQQQLQRVHRLLMT, via the exons ACTCCAGCAGCCAAGAAG ACTGCTGTGCGTCGTAGTACCAAG GCCGGACGTCCATCTGTCGGTTCCGGCTTCTCAGAATCTGTGTTGGTGGAAAAGCAGTCCGCTTCCTCATCGCAGACGGCACTGGGAGCTCCTGTCGTACCACAGCCCAGCGGAACCCCCAGTGCCCCCCCACCCACAACCACGAGCAAA GAGGAGGAGTCTCTTCGAGCTCAGGTGAAGGATCTGGAGGAGAAGTTGGAGACTCTGCGGATGAAGCGGTCAGAAGATAAAGTCAAGCTGAAGGAGATGGAGAAACACAAGATTCAGATGGAGCAGCTGCAGGAGTGGAAGATCAAGATGCAGGAGCAACAGAACGACCTGCAGAAGCAACTCAAAGAGGCCAAGAAG GAGGCTCGCGAGGCTCTGGAGGCTAAAGATCGCTACATGGAGGAGATGGCTGATACCGCAGACGCCATCGAGATGGCCACGCTGGACAAAGAGATGGCGGAGGAGAAGGGCGAGTCGCTCCAGCAGGAGGTGGAGAGTCTGAAGGAGAAGGTGGAGGAGCTCACCATGGATCTGGAGATCCTCAAGCACGAGATCGAGGAGAACG GGTCTGACGGAGCCGCCTCCAGTTACCACGTTAAACAGCTGGAGGAGCAGAACGGCCGGCTGAAAGAAGCTCTGGTCAG aatgAGAGATCTGTCGTCATCTGAGAAGCAGGAGCACGTTAAGCTTCAGAAACACATGGAGAAGAAGAACTCTGAGCTGGAGACACTGAGAGCACAGAAAGAGAAACTGCAGGAGGAGATGAAGCAGGCTGAAGACACCATAGATGAGCTGAAAGagcag GTGGATGCTGCGCTGGGGGCCGAGGAGATGGTCGAGACGCTGACGGAGAGAAATCTAGACCTGGAGGAGAAAGTGCGAGAACTCCGAGAGACTGTCAGTGACCTG GAAGCCATAAATGAGATGAACGATGAGCTGCAGGAGAATGCCCGCGAGACGGAGTTGGAGCTACGCGAGCAACTGGACCTGGCAGGAGCACGAGTCCGAGAAGCTCAGAAGAGAGTGGAGGCGGCCCAAGAGACCGTGGCCGACTATCAGCAAACCATCAACAAATACAGAGAACTCACCACGCACCTACAG GAAGTGAACCGAGAGTTGACCAATCAGCAGAGCAGCACTGTGGAGCAGCAACCAGCGCCAGAGCTCTTTGACTTTAAAATCAAGTTCGCAGAGACCAAAGCTTACGCGAAG gCCATTGAGATGGAGCTTCGTAAGATGGAGGTCATTCAAGCGAACCGGCAGGTGGCTCTCCTGACATCCTTCATGCCGGAGTCTTTCCTGAGACACGGAGGAGACTACGACTGCATCCTTGTGTTGCTGCTGATCCCCAGACTCATATGCAAG GCGGAGTTGATCAGTACACAGGCTGAGGAGAAGTTCGATCTGAACGGAGCTTCAGGAGAGCGCGCTGGACTCCGCGGGCCGGCCGGAGAGCAGCTGAGTTTCGCGTCTGGTTTGGTTTATTCTCTGAGTCTGCTGCAGGCCACGCTGCACAAGTACCAGCT AGCTCTGAGTCAGTGTGACGTGGAGGTGTACAAGCGGATGGGGACGCTGTACTCGGAGATGAGCGTTCACGAGCGTTCTCTGGACTTTCTCATTGATCTGCTTCATAAAGATCAGCTGGACGAGACCGTTCAAGTGGAGGCGCTCACTAAAGCCATCAAATACTACCag CAACTCTACAGCGTTCATCTCTCTGAACAACCTGAAGACTGCACCATACAACTGTCTGATCACATCAag TTTACTCGGAGTGCTCTCGACTGCATGGGGGCGGAGGCTGGGCGTCTGCGGGCGTTTCTGCAGGCGGGACAGGAAGGGGCGGAGCTTTCTGTGCTGCTGAAGGACCTGGACACTTCCCGTGGAGACATTGGCCAGTTCTGTAAGAAGATCCGCAGAAGGATGCCCGGAACCGACGCACCTGGAATACCCGCAGCTCTCACCTTCAGTCCCGAG GTGAGCGAGACGCTGGCGGACTGCAGGAAGCAGCTGACGCGTGCGGTGGCGGTCCTGCAGGAGGTGGCGGCCGCCGGCGCTCAGATGATCGCGCCTCTGGCTGAACCCGAGGGCCTGAACGCAACTAAAGTGGAGGATGTCATGTTTAAGGCCGTGGAGCAG GTGTACGGCTCTCACGGGCTCAATCCTTACGAGGGTCTCCGTCAGTCCTGCTCTGCTGTCATAGCAACCATGAACAAGATGGCCACCGCCATGCAGGAGGGAGAGTATGATGCCGAGAAGCCTCAGCGAGCG cgtCCTCCAGTGGAGATCTGTGCGGCTGCAGTGAGAGCTGAGATGACGGACGCTGAAGGTTTAGGCAATAAAGTGGAAGATCGAGAAACTGTCATCAAAGAACTGAAAAAATCGCTCAGAATCAAG GGAGAGGAGCTGAGCGAGGCCCACGTCCGTCTCAGTCTGTTGGAGAAGAAGCTGGACACGTCCACCAAAGACGCAGATGAACGTGTGGAGAAGATCCAGAGCAAACTAGACGACGCTCTCGCTCTGCTCAAAAAGAAAGAGAA AGAGTTCGAGGAGACCATGGACGCGCTGCAGGCTGATATCGATCAGTTGGAATCAGAGAAGGCGGAGTTAAAACAGAGAATCAACAACCAATCACGAGCTGCCGAGGGCTACCGAGGACCGCAGGCGTCTGGCATCGCCTCTATTGTCACGGGAACGGCCGcag gtgTAGTTCAGGTGGTGGATTCTCCTCTCCTCAGACAACAGATGGACGTGCAGCGACTCGCTATCAGACATCTGAAGACTGAAAACTACAGACTCAAG GCTGAGAAGATGCGCGATCAGCTGGCGTCTCTCCCTCCTCTCCGAGTGTCCAGTGTGACGGCGGTGAGAGAGGGAATCACATCAGACGCACTTTCAGGTTCACTTTACCGTAAAACAGATCTAGTGCTGAACAAGCTGCTGAAGATGAGCGCTGGAGTCAAAGTAGTGGACATCACTGGCAAAACACCtg CGAGTGCAAGCGCTCAGTTATTGGAGCAGACGGCGAGACTGAAGTCTGTTAAAGAGACACTGGATAAACTGAAG GCCGAAGTGTCACAGCACGTGGTCTCTCAGCAGCCCGGCGCTCGCGTGCCGTCTGACTTCGCCACGTTCCCGGCCGCCTCATTCCTCAAG GCCAAAGAAGAACAGAAAAGTGGCGCCGTGCTGGTCGGCAAGGTGATGATTCCCTGTTCCCGTGGCAACGAGCAGACGCACTGCCTCGTCCTATCGCAGCAGCAGCTGCAGCGCGTGCACCGCCTCCTGATGACGTAA
- the epdl1 gene encoding ependymin-like 1 — translation MNSLLCFGVLVFGTGVGLGQKPHPCRTPPLLSGSMTVTAKEGQDWVFAKYRYDAFGQRIRLWEFGKSDSKTFHLNMLFLFREGVVYNIDYRNETCQKNVLHTTFHPSEVPHNASLLSQVILGGSSAPGEGLLVNTWTGVLPETQGKYLATVTEFGCIPVSSLYYTPQTGWVVTSFFNAVTGIEDPEQFIPPSFCTDVQTEEETLDFFSAFL, via the exons ATGAATTCACTGCTGTGTTTTGGTGTGTTAGTGTTTGGAACAGGAGTGGGTTTGGGACAGAAGCCTCATCCATGcc GCACTCCTCCTCTGCTCTCTGGAAGTATGACTGTG actgCTAAAGAAGGTCAGGATTGGGTCTTTGCTAAATATCGCTATGACGCTTTCGGCCAGCGCATTCGTTTATGGGAATTTGGTAAATCTGACAGCAAAACATTTCATCTGAACATGCTGTTCCTCTTCCGAGAG GGTGTGGTTTACAACATCGACTACAGAAACGAGACGTGTCAGAAGAATGTTCTCCACACGACCTTCCACCCGTCAGAGGTTCCCCACAACGCCTCGCTGCTGTCACAGGTGATTCTGGGCGGTTCCTCTGCGCCCGGTGAAGGTCTGCTGGTCAACACCTGGACGGGTGTCTTACCTGAGACTCAAG GTAAATATTTGGCTACAGTAACAGAGTTCGGCTGCATCCCCGTCTCATCATTATACTACACACCACAGACGGGCTGGGTCGTCACCAG CTTTTTCAACGCAGTAACAGGAATCGAGGACCCCGAGCAGTTCATTCCTCCGTCCTTCTGCACAGACGTACAGACAGAAGAAGAGACTCTCGATTTCTTCAGTGCGTTTCTCTAA